A window of the Cucurbita pepo subsp. pepo cultivar mu-cu-16 chromosome LG01, ASM280686v2, whole genome shotgun sequence genome harbors these coding sequences:
- the LOC111792221 gene encoding 16 kDa phloem protein 2 has product MGMGMLEVHLISGKGLQAHDPLNKPIDPYVDINYKGRERMSKVAKNAGPDPVWKEKFKFLAEYPGSGGDFHILFKVMDHDVIDGDDYIGDVKIDVKDLLAEGIRNGWSELPPRMYQVIAHKRYFKGEIEVGVFFQRQG; this is encoded by the exons ATGGGGATGGGTATGTTGGAGGTCCACTTGATTAGTGGTAAAGGACTTCAAGCCCATGATCCTCTTAATA AACCAATTGACCCTTATGTTGATATAAACTACAAGGGCCGAGAACGCATGAGCAAAGTTGCTAAAA ATGCAGGACCAGATCCAGTATGGAAGGAGAAATTTAAATTCCTAGCAGAGTACCCTGGGAGCGGTGGTGACTTCCATATCTTATTCAAGGTCATGGACCATGACGTTATAGATGGTGATGATTACATTGGCGATGTCAA AATAGATGTCAAGGATTTATTAGCGGAAGGAATTAGAAATGGATGGTCGGAGTTACCGCCTAGAATGTACCAGGTTATAGCACACAAACGTTACTTCAagggagaaattgaagttgGAGTGTTCTTCCAGCGGCAG GGATAA
- the LOC111792130 gene encoding 16 kDa phloem protein 1: MGMGMLEVHLISGKGLQAHDPLNKPIDPYVDINYKGQERMSGVAKNGGPNPLWDEKFKFLAEYPGSGGDFHILFKVMDHDAIDGDDYIGDVKIDVKDLLAEGVRKGWSEIPPRMYHVLAHKIHFKGEIEVGVSFKLQGGGGCGGCNPWEN, encoded by the exons ATGGGGATGGGTATGTTGGAGGTCCACTTGATTAGTGGTAAAGGACTTCAAGCCCATGATCCTCTTAATA AACCAATTGACCCTTATGTTGATATAAACTACAAGGGCCAAGAACGCATGAGCGGAGTTGCTAAAA ATGGAGGACCAAATCCATTATGGGATGAGAAATTTAAATTCCTAGCAGAGTACCCTGGGAGCGGTGGTGACTTCCATATCTTATTCAAGGTCATGGACCATGACGCTATAGATGGTGATGATTACATTGGCGATGTCAA AATAGATGTCAAGGATTTATTAGCGGAAGGAGTTAGAAAAGGATGGTCGGAGATACCGCCTAGAATGTACCATGTCTTAGCACACAAAATCCACTTCAagggagaaattgaagttgGAGTGTCGTTCAAGCTGCAG GGCGGCGGGGGATGTGGAGGATGTAACCCATGGGAAAACTAA